The Mesorhizobium loti genome includes a region encoding these proteins:
- a CDS encoding porin family protein — MFSQAKIILTASALAVCLLGPAMAADLAPTYNDPPAFQWSGAYVGVHGGTAFTGMPNPFAGRNGLSGGVQAGYNQQIGPAVLGAEIEGSYLGGAEHDVEGGKIKEKWRGAAKAKAGLSFDQTLLFGTGGVAMTKFEKGDRVSSTDGWKLGYLVGAGIEQGFAGGLSAKVEYDYVRTPGVETTSTFGKSKATIGSHELKAGINYRF, encoded by the coding sequence GTGTTCTCTCAAGCAAAGATCATCCTGACGGCAAGTGCCCTTGCCGTGTGCCTCCTCGGGCCGGCGATGGCCGCCGACCTTGCGCCCACCTACAATGATCCCCCTGCTTTCCAGTGGAGCGGCGCCTATGTCGGCGTGCATGGCGGCACGGCGTTCACCGGGATGCCGAACCCGTTTGCCGGCAGGAATGGTCTCAGCGGCGGCGTTCAGGCCGGCTACAACCAGCAGATAGGCCCGGCGGTTCTCGGCGCCGAGATCGAGGGCTCCTATCTGGGTGGCGCCGAGCACGACGTCGAGGGCGGCAAGATCAAGGAAAAGTGGCGCGGTGCCGCCAAGGCCAAGGCCGGCTTGAGCTTCGACCAGACGCTGCTGTTTGGAACCGGGGGCGTCGCCATGACCAAATTCGAAAAGGGCGACAGGGTGAGCAGCACCGACGGATGGAAACTCGGCTACCTGGTCGGCGCCGGCATCGAGCAGGGTTTTGCCGGAGGCCTCTCTGCCAAGGTCGAATATGACTATGTGCGCACACCAGGTGTTGAAACGACATCGACCTTCGGCAAATCCAAGGCGACCATCGGCAGCCATGAACTGAAGGCCGGCATCAACTATCGTTTCTAG
- a CDS encoding response regulator transcription factor, which produces MRILLIEDEPEMASVLKTALERQDIIVDHAATLADAEAVARLGYHDAVVLDRRLPDGDGLSLIPRLRALHLDVPVIALTALSGLDDRVAGLDAGADDYMVKPFATVELVARLNALHRRSFTSRANQTVVGRLTYDFRHREALVEDQALELPRRERLVLETLIRRPGRTIMRGALEEAVYALDDEIGSNALDAHISRLRRKLDDVAAGIEIRAIRNLGYLLRAAS; this is translated from the coding sequence ATGCGCATCCTGCTGATCGAGGACGAACCGGAAATGGCCTCGGTGCTGAAGACGGCACTCGAGCGCCAGGACATCATCGTCGACCATGCCGCGACACTGGCCGATGCCGAAGCCGTGGCGCGGCTCGGCTATCATGACGCCGTGGTGCTGGACCGCCGCCTGCCGGATGGCGATGGTCTCAGCCTGATCCCACGCCTGCGGGCCTTGCATCTGGACGTGCCGGTGATCGCGCTGACGGCGCTCAGCGGTCTCGACGACCGGGTGGCCGGGCTCGATGCCGGCGCCGACGACTACATGGTCAAGCCATTTGCCACGGTGGAACTGGTTGCCAGGCTCAATGCCCTGCACAGGCGTTCGTTCACCTCGCGCGCCAACCAGACGGTGGTCGGCCGCCTCACCTATGATTTCCGCCATCGCGAGGCGCTTGTCGAGGATCAGGCCCTGGAGCTGCCGCGGCGTGAACGGCTGGTGCTCGAAACGCTCATCCGCAGGCCGGGCCGGACCATCATGCGCGGCGCCCTGGAAGAGGCCGTCTACGCCCTCGACGACGAAATCGGCTCCAACGCGCTGGATGCGCACATTTCGCGGCTGCGCCGCAAGCTTGACGATGTCGCCGCCGGCATCGAGATCAGGGCG
- a CDS encoding histone deacetylase, whose amino-acid sequence MPLQIVHHPDYDAGFATNHRFPMSKYPLLMDTLHARGLAGRDALNTAEPAPASWLELAHAADYVAQVISCSVPEKIEREIGFPVTPRVSLRAQLATGGTVLAARLALRDGIACNTAGGSHHAQRAQGAGFCTFNDVAVAALVLLTEGAARNILVVDLDVHQGDGTADILADDPRVFTFSMHGDRNYPVRKIASDFDVALPDGTGDAAYMERLAAILPDLSAQAHWDIVFYNAGVDVHAEDRLGRLALSDDGLRARDDMVIRHFRTQGIPVCGVIGGGYSTDVPALAARHAILFEVASGYAR is encoded by the coding sequence ATGCCCCTGCAGATCGTCCATCACCCCGACTACGACGCCGGCTTCGCCACCAACCATCGCTTTCCGATGAGTAAATATCCGCTGCTGATGGACACCTTGCACGCACGCGGACTGGCTGGACGCGACGCGCTCAACACCGCCGAACCGGCGCCGGCTTCATGGCTGGAGCTTGCGCATGCGGCGGACTATGTCGCCCAGGTCATCAGCTGTTCGGTGCCCGAAAAAATCGAACGCGAGATCGGCTTTCCGGTGACCCCGCGTGTCTCGCTACGCGCGCAGCTTGCCACCGGCGGCACGGTGCTGGCGGCGCGGCTCGCCTTGCGCGACGGCATTGCCTGCAACACCGCCGGCGGCAGCCATCATGCGCAGCGCGCGCAAGGTGCGGGCTTCTGCACCTTCAACGATGTCGCCGTCGCCGCGCTGGTCCTGCTCACCGAAGGCGCGGCCCGAAACATCCTGGTCGTCGACCTCGACGTGCATCAAGGCGACGGCACGGCGGATATTCTCGCTGATGATCCGCGCGTGTTCACCTTTTCCATGCATGGCGACCGCAACTACCCCGTGCGCAAGATCGCCTCCGACTTCGATGTCGCGCTGCCCGACGGCACGGGTGACGCCGCCTACATGGAGAGGCTCGCCGCCATCCTGCCGGACCTGTCCGCCCAGGCGCATTGGGACATCGTGTTCTACAATGCCGGCGTCGACGTCCATGCCGAGGACCGGCTTGGCCGGCTGGCGCTATCGGATGACGGCCTGCGGGCCCGCGACGACATGGTGATCCGCCACTTTCGCACGCAGGGCATTCCGGTCTGCGGCGTCATCGGCGGTGGCTATTCCACGGACGTGCCCGCGCTTGCCGCGCGCCACGCCATCCTGTTCGAGGTGGCCTCGGGCTACGCCCGGTAG
- a CDS encoding MATE family efflux transporter, protein MDKGATPVDARSSIGPGSFVVTNRSVLAIAVPMTLAYLTTPMLGLVDTAVVGQFGDAALLGGLAAGALVFDVVFTSFNFLRSGTTGLVAQAFGRGDALEEQAVFWRAVLIAVVAGIVLAALAPLVAIAGQKFMGAEPRVSEAMGVYIRIRLLAAPFSLINYAILGYVLGRGEGGLGLMLQLVLNGINIALCFLLGLELGWGVAGVAWATVTGEFLAMLLGLAIVIRRFRAAPSLPRHRLLDMATFMHMLSLNRDIMIRSFSLLAAFALFTRQGAQFGTVTLAANAVLMNFFLVAGYFLDGFATAAEQLAGRAVGARAAAPFRQAVRLTLFWGFGLAGGATLVLLFGGANLVALVTTSEDVRSVADIYLPWAAFTALSGVLAFQMDGVFIGATWSRDMRNMMLLSFLVFAAALLTLAPTFGNNGLWAALHVFLLARGFSLLTILRLRMRTAFS, encoded by the coding sequence TTGGATAAGGGTGCAACCCCAGTCGACGCCAGATCCTCAATCGGCCCCGGATCTTTTGTCGTCACCAACCGTTCCGTGCTCGCCATCGCCGTGCCGATGACGCTTGCCTATCTGACGACGCCGATGCTCGGTCTGGTCGACACGGCTGTCGTCGGTCAGTTCGGCGATGCCGCCCTGCTCGGCGGCCTGGCGGCCGGCGCACTGGTCTTCGACGTCGTTTTCACCTCCTTCAATTTCCTGCGTTCGGGCACCACCGGGCTCGTCGCCCAGGCTTTCGGGCGCGGCGATGCCCTGGAGGAACAGGCGGTGTTCTGGCGCGCCGTGCTGATCGCGGTCGTCGCCGGCATCGTGCTCGCGGCACTTGCGCCCCTGGTCGCCATCGCCGGGCAAAAGTTCATGGGCGCCGAACCGCGCGTCAGCGAGGCGATGGGCGTCTACATCCGCATCAGGCTGCTCGCTGCACCTTTTTCGCTGATCAACTACGCCATCCTTGGCTACGTTCTGGGGCGCGGCGAGGGCGGGCTCGGACTGATGCTGCAACTGGTGCTGAACGGCATCAACATCGCGCTCTGCTTCCTGCTTGGCCTGGAGCTTGGTTGGGGTGTCGCCGGCGTCGCCTGGGCGACCGTTACCGGTGAGTTCCTTGCCATGCTGCTCGGCCTGGCGATCGTGATCCGCCGGTTCCGCGCGGCCCCCTCCTTGCCGCGCCATCGCCTGCTCGACATGGCCACCTTCATGCACATGCTGTCGCTCAACCGCGACATCATGATCCGCTCGTTCTCGCTGCTCGCCGCCTTCGCGCTGTTCACCCGCCAGGGCGCACAGTTCGGCACGGTGACGCTGGCCGCCAACGCCGTGCTGATGAACTTCTTCCTCGTCGCCGGCTACTTCCTCGATGGCTTTGCCACTGCCGCCGAACAGCTGGCGGGCCGTGCCGTCGGTGCGCGTGCCGCCGCGCCGTTCCGGCAAGCCGTGCGGCTGACGCTGTTCTGGGGCTTCGGGCTGGCGGGGGGCGCGACGCTGGTGCTGCTGTTTGGTGGCGCCAATCTGGTTGCTCTTGTGACGACATCGGAGGACGTCCGTTCAGTGGCCGATATCTACCTGCCGTGGGCGGCATTCACCGCGCTGAGCGGTGTGCTGGCTTTTCAAATGGATGGCGTCTTCATCGGCGCGACCTGGTCGCGCGACATGCGCAACATGATGCTGCTGTCGTTCCTCGTTTTCGCGGCCGCGCTGCTGACCCTTGCGCCGACCTTCGGCAACAATGGACTGTGGGCAGCGTTGCACGTTTTCCTGCTCGCGCGCGGCTTCAGCCTGCTGACGATCCTGCGGCTGCGGATGCGGACGGCGTTCAGCTGA